GGCCGGCCACACGGTCTACACGCTGACCCCCGCCGAGGTGGCCGCCTGGCGCCGAGCCGCGGAGCCCGTGAACAAGAAGTGGGCCGCGGCGGCCGCCAAGACGGGGTTCAACCCCGACCAGGCGCTGTCGGAGCTGCGCGCCCTGCTCAAGAAGTACAACGCCGACTTCCGCTGACGCGCGCCCGGCGCGCGCCGCAGCGGACGACGACATCAGGGCCGGGCCGGCTCATGGAACGGGTGGTGCTCTGGGTGGAGCGCGTCGCGGGGGCCTCCCTCGCCGCGGTCGCGCTCCTCGTCTTCGTGTCCGTCATGCTGCGGGACCTCTTCTCGCTGGATCTGCCGGACAGCTTCGACTTCTCCCGCTACCTCCAGGGCATCGCCATCTTCTGGGGGCTCGCGGTGGCGACCTACCGCAACGCCCACATCACCGTCGACGTGGTCTGGGAGCTCTCGGGCAACGCCTGGCGCCGGGCCATCGACCTCGTCGCGGCCGTCGTGAACCTGCTCTTCATGGGCCTGTTCGCCTACATGCTGGTGGAGCGCTTCACGGTCGTCCAGCGCGCGCATCAGCTCACCAGTGACCTCAAGCTGCCCATCTGGCCCTTCTACGCCATCCTCAGCGCCGGGATCGTGGCCACGGCGGCGGTGGGGCTCATCCGCGTCGCCGAGCTCGTCCGCGGCACCGCCGCGGACCAGCGCACAGGCTGACCCGGCGTGGACAGCGATCTCGTCGCCGTGGGCGGGTTCGTGGCGCTCTTCGTCCTGATGGCGCTGCGGGTGCCCGTGGGCATCGCCATGGGCATCGTGGGCGTGGTGGGGTTCGCGCTGGTGAACAACGTCACCTCCGCACTCGGGCTGCTCGCGCGGTCGCCCATCTCCACCGTCACCGACTTCAACTTCAGCATCATCCCCATGTTCATCCTCATGGGGTCCTTCGCCTCGGCCGCCGGGATGAGTGCCGACCTCTTCCGCGCCTCTCGGGCCTGGCTCGGTCACCTGCGGGGCGGGCTGGCCATGTCGACCATCGCGGCCTGCGGGGGCTTCGCCGCCATCAACGGCTCGTCGGTCGCGACGGCCGCCACCATGACCCACGTGGCGCTGCCCGAGCTGCGCCGGGCCGGCTACAGTCCGGGGCTCTCCACCGGCGTCATCGCCGCGGGGGGCACGCTCGGCATCATGATCCCGCCGTCAGTGATCTTCGTGCTCTACGGCATCATGACCCAGGCCGACATCGGCAAGCTCTTCATCGCGGGCATCGTGCCCGGCGTGCTGGGCATGCTCATGTACATGCTCACGCTCCGGATCCTGGGCTGGCGCGATCCCGCGCACCTGCCCCGGGATGAGCGGCACTCTCTCCCCGAGCGCCTCCGCGCCGTCAAGGACGTCTGGGAGTCACTGCTCCTGTTCCTGTTCGTGATCGGGGGAATGTACGGGGGCTGGTTCACCGTCACCGAGGCCGCGAGCATGGGCGCGGTGGGAGCGCTCGTGATCGGCGTGCTCCAGCGACGCCTGACGTCCGCGCTCGTCATGCGCTGCCTGGTGGAGGCCCTGCGCACCACCGCGGCGATCTTCATGATCGTGATCGGCGCCTTCCTGTTCGGCTACTTCCTCACGATCACGCAGACCACGCAGAAGATGATCGAGTTCCTGGTGGGGCTGCCGGTGGGGCCGTACGGGGTGCTCGCGATCATCCTCGTCGTGTACTTCATCCTGGGCGCCATCATGGACGAGCTGGCGATGATCCTGCTCACGGTCCCCATCGTCTTCCCGGCGATGATGCAGCTCGGCTTCGATCCGATCTGGTTCGGCGTCATCATCGTGATGGCGGTGACCCTCGGGCTCATCTGCCCGCCCGTCGGGATGAACGTCTTCGTCATCAACTCGATCGCGCGCGACGTGAGCCTCGGCACCATCTACCGGGGTGTCTCGCCCTTCATCCTCTGCGACCTCGTGCGCCTGACCATCCTCTGCGCCTTCCCGGCGCTCGCGCTTTTCCTGCCCCGCTCGATGGGCTGACGCCGGCCGAGGCGGGGGGCCTCCCCGCGGAACCGTGGCTTCTGCGCGCCGCCGGAGCCGAGACCCTGTGTCTCGTGGCACCTTCTGCACCGCGGCTGCGCGTTGCGACTCAGCGTGTTCCGCGGGGAGGCCCCCCGCCCCTGCCGGCGCTGCGTGTCAATGAACTCCAGCAGACCGCGAAGACGCTCCCGGGCCTTCTTCAGCGGCCACCCAGCGCGCGCACGCGGAGCACGGTGAGTGCCGTCACCACCATGAGCGCGGCAGAGATGGCGAACACGGCGCGCGGCGCCCCGCGGTCGAGGAGAAGGCCGAAGGCGAGCGGCGTCACCGTGGAGCCGAGGTCGAGCCCGGAGTAGACGAAGCCGAAGACCTTCCCGGCCGCGCGGATCGGGGTGGCCGCGCGCACGATCAGGTCGCGCGAGGGCTGGGTCAGGCCCATGCAGAACCCCGTGGCGCCCATCAGGAGCGGCAGCCATCCGCCGGGCGCCACGGCGGCGGCCAGCACCAGCGCGAGCAGCGCAGCCAGCCCCATGCCCGCCACCGCCACGACCTCGTGCCTGCGGACGCGGTCGGCGAGGGCGCCGCCCGCGACGATGCCCGCCGCATTGCCGAGGAGATACCCCGTCAAGGCGCTGGCGGCGAACGGCACCGCCACTCCGTAGACCACCACCATGGCCGGCACGCCGAAGGTCTTCAGCCCCACGATCGACATGGACAGGAAGGCGAAGTACGCGAAGGCCATGAGGATGGGCGCGGTCGCCAGGATCCGCAAGCCGGCGGCTGACCCTGCAGCTCCGGCCGCATCGGCGGCGGCCTCCTCGCGGTGATCGGGCAGGGTGCCTGTGGGTGAGGCCAGCAGCGCGGCGGCGACCACGCCGGCCAGGCCCACGGTGAGCAAGGCGCCGCGCCACCCCAGCTGGCTCGCAAGCGGGATGATCACCGCCGGGGCCAGGATCCAGCCGATATTGCCGCACAGGCTGTGGACGCTGTACGCGCGCCCCAGCCGCGCCCGGCTCACGCCTGCGTTGAGCAGCGCGTAGTGGGCGGGGTGGAAGGCGCAGTTGCCCAGCCCGCCGAGCACCGCCACGGGGAGGAGCATCCAGTAGGCCGTGGCCGTGGAGGCCAGCGCCATCGCCGACGACACGCAGGCCAGGCCGGTCAGCATCACGACACGCGCGCCGACCCGGTCGACCACGAAGCCCGCCGCCGTCTGGCCGACGGCCGAGACGCTGTAGAACACGCTCATGATGAGCCCCAGGGCCACATAGGGCACCCCGAGCTCGTCGCGGAACACGGGGAACAGCGGCGGCAGCACGAGCTGGTAGAAGTGGCTGAGGGCATGGGGAACGCTCACGAGCCCGATCGTCCGGGCATCCCGCCGCAGGCTGGCTGCCGCACTCACCCGCGAGGTCAGCGTCAGCATGTCAGCGCTCCTGAGTGCGGGATCACGGGCTCGGCGTGAGGGAACCACGCCGCCACAGTCTACACGCAATCGTCTCGAGCATCGTGAGGTGATCCTCGACGGGCCCGTCGAGGCCTTGCGGGAGAACCGGAACGTGCGAGAGCGCTGCCCGGGCGCGACGGGGCGCTACTTCTTCTCCGATCCGCCGGCGGCCTGGAGCGTGACGCGGTCGCCCACGATGACGAAGACCACCTGCCCGTTGGAGGCGCGGTAGGTCCACTGCTCGACGGGGCCGAGCTTGGTGATGTCGCTCGGCTTGCCCAGGGTCTTCTCGAGCTCGGCCCGGGTCGAGACCTCTCGCGCCTTGCGCACGAGATCCTCCTTCGAGGGATCCCCGCAGCCGGCCAGCACCAGGACGACCGCCGCGGCCACGATACCGCGCGCCGCCGTGCTCCGGTAACTCATCGCGGCTTCCCTCCTCGCAGCGCTCAGGGCGTGAAGGCCTCGAGCACGTCGGTGCGCCCCGGACCGGGGCGCGTGGCCCCGGCCGGGAGGTAGACCTGCCCGCCCACCACGGCGGCGCCCATCCCGTGCCGCGGGGTGGGCATCGGCGCCCGGGCCGTCCAGCGGTCGGCGGCGGGATCGTACGCCTCGACGGCTTCGACGATGCGGAAGGACAGTTCCCCGCCGAAGACCAGCACCCTGCCGGCGGCCGCGGCCGCGGCGAGCCCGCCGCGCGGCAACGGCAGCGGCTGGCCCGTGCGCCACGAGTCGGTGGAGGGATCGTAGATCTCGAGGCTCCCGTACTGCTCGCCGAGGAATGACGCGCGCCCACCGATCACATAGACCTTGCCGCCCAGGGCGGTCGCAGCCAGGTGGTCGCGGGCGGTAGGCATGGGGTTGGCGCGACTCCACCGGTCCGTCGCCGGGTCGTACACCTCGTGGGCGCTCACGGGGCGTTCGGCTGCGCCCCCGAGGGCGTGGATCCTGCCGCCGAGGGCCACGGCAACCAGCCCGCCGCGGGCGGTGGGCATCGAGGCGCGCTCCCGCCACGCATTGGTGGCCGGATCGTATTCGAAGAGCGCGTCGGAGGCCGTCCAGGAGACGCGGCCGCTGTAGCCGCCCATCACGTAGATCTTCCCGCCGACGCTCGCGGCCGCCGGGTGGTGGAGCGGCGCGGGGAGCGGCGCCCGGCCCTCCCAGCGCTTCGCGACGGGATCGTAGGCCTCGACGACGTCGCTGGCCTCGAACGCCTCGCCGAACCCGCCGATCACGTACACCTTGCCGCCGGCCTCGGCCACCGCCACCTCCTGGCGCGCCGTGGGCATCGGCGCCAGCGTGGTCCAGCCGCCGGGAGAGGAGTCCTCTGGGGCCGGGGACGACGTCGTGATGCCGCAGCCTCCCAGCACGGCGAGCAGCAGGCCCCAGCGGAGTATGCGATCGAGCAAACCCTTCATGGTCGATCCCCAACGATTCTACTCCACGTCCACCGCTGTCAGCGACGCCTGTCAGCGCCCTGACGAGGGCGGCGCGGCGGCGATGGAGGGCGTCCCGACTTTCCGGCCACTTGTCGGTGTCCGCCACCTGGCAAGCCGATCGCAATGTGGGAATGCCAGGACGCGCCATGAGCTCCCCCAAGGAGGACACCGCGATGTCAGCGCTCTCGATACCGGCAGTTCCTGCGCACTCGCCCCGCCGGCGCGGTGCGGCCCGCGTGATGGTCCTGCTCTTCCTCGTGCTCGCGCTGCCCATGGCCGCGCTCGCCGGCCCGCCCGTCATCACCGACCTCGGCACGCTTCCCGGAGGGATCATGAGCCTGGCCGGAAGCATGAACGCCCAGGGGCAGGTCGTGGGAGCCGGCGACACCACCCCGGGCGCCGACCTCCGCGCCTTCCTCTGGGATCCGGCGGCCGGCATGCAGAGCCTGGGAACCCTCGGGGGCGACAGCCACGCGCACGGGATCAAC
The sequence above is a segment of the Candidatus Rokuibacteriota bacterium genome. Coding sequences within it:
- a CDS encoding MFS transporter, with protein sequence MLTLTSRVSAAASLRRDARTIGLVSVPHALSHFYQLVLPPLFPVFRDELGVPYVALGLIMSVFYSVSAVGQTAAGFVVDRVGARVVMLTGLACVSSAMALASTATAYWMLLPVAVLGGLGNCAFHPAHYALLNAGVSRARLGRAYSVHSLCGNIGWILAPAVIIPLASQLGWRGALLTVGLAGVVAAALLASPTGTLPDHREEAAADAAGAAGSAAGLRILATAPILMAFAYFAFLSMSIVGLKTFGVPAMVVVYGVAVPFAASALTGYLLGNAAGIVAGGALADRVRRHEVVAVAGMGLAALLALVLAAAVAPGGWLPLLMGATGFCMGLTQPSRDLIVRAATPIRAAGKVFGFVYSGLDLGSTVTPLAFGLLLDRGAPRAVFAISAALMVVTALTVLRVRALGGR
- a CDS encoding TRAP transporter large permease, which gives rise to MDSDLVAVGGFVALFVLMALRVPVGIAMGIVGVVGFALVNNVTSALGLLARSPISTVTDFNFSIIPMFILMGSFASAAGMSADLFRASRAWLGHLRGGLAMSTIAACGGFAAINGSSVATAATMTHVALPELRRAGYSPGLSTGVIAAGGTLGIMIPPSVIFVLYGIMTQADIGKLFIAGIVPGVLGMLMYMLTLRILGWRDPAHLPRDERHSLPERLRAVKDVWESLLLFLFVIGGMYGGWFTVTEAASMGAVGALVIGVLQRRLTSALVMRCLVEALRTTAAIFMIVIGAFLFGYFLTITQTTQKMIEFLVGLPVGPYGVLAIILVVYFILGAIMDELAMILLTVPIVFPAMMQLGFDPIWFGVIIVMAVTLGLICPPVGMNVFVINSIARDVSLGTIYRGVSPFILCDLVRLTILCAFPALALFLPRSMG
- a CDS encoding TRAP transporter small permease: MERVVLWVERVAGASLAAVALLVFVSVMLRDLFSLDLPDSFDFSRYLQGIAIFWGLAVATYRNAHITVDVVWELSGNAWRRAIDLVAAVVNLLFMGLFAYMLVERFTVVQRAHQLTSDLKLPIWPFYAILSAGIVATAAVGLIRVAELVRGTAADQRTG
- a CDS encoding galactose oxidase gives rise to the protein MKGLLDRILRWGLLLAVLGGCGITTSSPAPEDSSPGGWTTLAPMPTARQEVAVAEAGGKVYVIGGFGEAFEASDVVEAYDPVAKRWEGRAPLPAPLHHPAAASVGGKIYVMGGYSGRVSWTASDALFEYDPATNAWRERASMPTARGGLVAVALGGRIHALGGAAERPVSAHEVYDPATDRWSRANPMPTARDHLAATALGGKVYVIGGRASFLGEQYGSLEIYDPSTDSWRTGQPLPLPRGGLAAAAAAGRVLVFGGELSFRIVEAVEAYDPAADRWTARAPMPTPRHGMGAAVVGGQVYLPAGATRPGPGRTDVLEAFTP